Part of the Neorhodopirellula lusitana genome is shown below.
CATGCATGTCAGTGTGTTGACGTACGCCAAGCCGCCCGGCAAAAAGCCGACCAGGGTGGCGGCAAAATCAATCAAGCGGCTGGCCATTCCGCCGCGACCCATCAGGTGCCCCGAGAGAATGAAAAACGGGATGGCTAACAGTGCAAAACTGTTGACCCCGTTGGCCATGTTCGACGCAACCACCACGGTCGGGTCGGAACCATCGGCAAGGATCGCGATGAACGTGGACAGAGCAATGGCGACGGCGATCGGCACATCCATGACCAACAGGATGACGAACGCAATTACCAGTATCAGAGCAATGGTTCCCATCAGTCCATGCCCTCGGCTGCGGAAGAATCGTTGGAGCGGTTTGCTGGTGTTGAGATGGTTTCAATCAAATTGTCGACGGTGTACAGCACCATGAAGAATCCGGACAGTGGCAACGCGAGATAGACGTAGCCCATCTTCCAGCCCAACGCAGGTGTGACTTGTTCCATCGCGAGCGTGTCACCGACCAGGCGACAGCCGCCATATAGAAAAATGGCCCCAGCGAAAAACAGCACGATGAGGTCCCCGACGATTGCCATTAGTTTTCGTGCATCGGGATGAAACTTGCTGACGAAGTAATCGACGCCCAAATGGCCTTTCGTGCCGAACGCGACCGCTCCACCTAGCAACGAAACCCATACAAGGAGGTAGCGAGCGAGTTCCTCGGTCCAGTTCGCTTGTTGGCCCATGGCATAGCGAGTGAACACCCCCCACACCACGTCGAGGACCAACAGGGCGACGGCGATGATCAAGACCACTTCAAGCAGTTTGGTCATCATCGTTTTGAGCTTGGATACAGCCTGTCGCATCACTTCACCTCCGCGATTTGCAAAAGCAGTTTGTTGACCGACTCGTTTTCAACCGCTTGATGCATCGGGGCTACTTTCTTAGCGAATGCTTCGGTGTCGACTTCGTAGATGGTCACGCCCTCGTCTTGTGCTTGCTGGGCGGCCTCGGCGGTCATGGTCTGCCAAAGCTCTCGTTGGTAGGTGGACGATTCGGTGGCAGCTTGTTGCACCCATTGCTGAGTCTGGGGATCGAGGCGGTCCCAAACCTTGGTGCTGACCAGCAACATGTCAGGGATGCGGGTATGTCCATCGAGCGTGAAGTGCTTGCAAACCTCGTAATGCTTGTTGGTTGAAAAGCTAGGCAGGTTGTTTTCAGCTCCATCCACGGTGCCTTGCGCGAGTGCGGAATAGAGTTCACCCCAAGCAATCGGTGTGGGAGCCCCGCCCATGGCCTTCACCATCTCGATCGCGGTTGGGCTATTCATCACACGAACCTTTAAACCCTTCAAATCGTCGGGTGTGCGAATGGGAGCGTTCTTGGTGTAGAAGTGTCGGCTGCCAGCGTCGTAATAGCACAAACCACGCAGGAACTTGTCTTTGCCGCCTTGTAAAAGACGGTTGCCGATTTCGCCGTCGATGACGGACCAATAATGTTCGTCGTTGCGGAAGACGTAGGGGTAGCTGAAAACGGACATCGACGGAATGAAGTTTTCCATTGCCGCGGCGGACGTTTTCGTCATCGCAAGCGAGCCGTTTTGCAGTTGCTCAATGCACTGGGTTTCGGAGCCCAGGACAGCACTGGGGTAAATGTCAATGGAGACCGTGCCGCCGGAAAGTTCTTCCAAGCGTTCTTTCATTCTCTCCATGGCTTGATGGACCGGGTGCCCGGTGTCCAGCCCGTGTCCGAGTTTGAGCACGAGCTGGCCTCCGCCTTGGACGCTCGTCTTTTGGGACCGGATGAAGAGGGCAAATGCGGCGGTGGCAATCAAGCAACCGATCAAGAGTCCTGCTACGAATATCGAAATGGACTTACTAACGGGTCTGCTCCTGAAAAGCTGCGTTGGCAGTAGGTATCTTCTTTACCCAGGTTGCCGAGATCGATCAGGCCGAAACGACGCCCGACCCGAACTGCCACGGTGAAATGGCATCGTGTTCCATCCAATCGGCACACGATTGACTTGCGGTGATGGGGGCGTTGAAAAGACGAGTTCGTTGCCAAGCCAGGCACCGGGGATCGTTTGGGCCAACCATTCGTTTGAGCTGGCAATCTACTCTCGCTGACGGGAAGGTCAGCTACTTCATTAGGGCGTCGAACTGGCCAATTTGGACTTCGCAGATTGAACTTAGCTGTGAAAAGTTGCCAGCGAGCAAATTTGCCAGCGAGAAAAGCTGCTGTTGGATCAGTCGGCCAAACTTTTCGGCACGTGTCAGCGAAGAGTCACCCGGAAAACGCTTGCCATTGGCCTTCCCGAACCCAAGCCCGGGAAGGCGTCGGCGTAGTCGGTCTCGCTTTCAGCTTTTGTGATCGTTGGCGATTTGGCCATCCTTGATCACGATGCTGATACCGTCTCGGATTTGCAGGTCGGTGTCTTCACCTTCGTGATCCGTGCCCGCGGAGTTGGTGATGGTCACGTTGGTCCCGATGCGACAGTTCTTGTCCAGGATCGCGCCGCTGATGTGACTGCCCGAGCCGACGCCTAGCGGCAATCGACCGTCGCGTTCGGTGCCTCGCATCTCGATGAAGTCGGCACCCATCACGACGCTATCCTTGATGGTAACGTTGTCGCCAATGACGGTGCGCAGTCCGATAACGCTGTTTTCAATTGTGACGTTGTCGCCGATGCTGCAACCGTCCGCGATCAGGCTTCCCTTGACGGTGGTTTCGCCCATGATCGTTGGCGGCAAGAAGCGAGGGCGGCTGTAGATCGGAGCGTGGCGATTGCGAATGTCGAATGGAGGGTTCTTTCCGGCCAGCGACAGGTTGGCTTCATAGAAGCTGCGAATGGTTCCGATGTCTTCCCAATAGCCATCGAACAGGTGCAGTTGCACTTTGTGAGTGTTAATCGCTTCGGGAAAGACCTCTTTGCCGAAGTCGCTGTGCAGGCTGTTTTCGAGTAGCTCGACCATCAGGTCTTTGTCGAAGATATACAGACCCATGCTTGCCAATAGGTCACGACCTTGGCTGGGGATGCCGCGGGCATCAATCCAGCTGGGGTCCATTCGCACGGGTGCGATTTCTTCTTCGGTTTGTGGCTTTTCAACGAACCCACGGACCTGGCCGTTTTCATCGACCTGCATGATGCCCAGTGCCGAAGCGTCTTTGCGAGTGACGGGGATTCCCGCGATCGTTGCCGCGGCACCGGATTCGATGTGCGTCTTCATCATTTCGCGGAAGTCCATCCGGTACAGTTGGTCACCCGACAGAATCAAGACGTGTTTGATCCAGCTTTCACGCAAGTGAACAAGGTTCTTGCGGACGGCGTCGGCGGTGCCTTGGTACCAGTCTTCGCCAGAGTTGACGGTTTGTTGGGCCGCAAGCAGTTCGACGAAGCCACCACTGAAGTGATCGAACGTGTAAGTTTGTCGCAGGTGGCGGTGCAGGCTTTCAGATAGAAACTGTGTCAGGACGTAGGCCTTGTTCAGGCCGCTGTTGATGCAGTTACTGATCGGGATGTCGATCAATCGATACTTCGCCGCCAGAGGGACTGCCGGTTTGGCGCGGATTTTCGTCAGGGGGAAAAGCCGAGTACCGCGTCCGCCACCCAAGATCAAGGCGATTGTGCTGCTCAGGTCGGTGCTGCTGGTTTCAGGTTTGTTGGCGCTCATGTGGGAAATATCCAGTGCGGGGATGGCGGTGTCGGGAATCTGCGGCTACCAATATTTTTCAAAGCGGATCGTACCCGCTTGATGTTCAGTTACATCGTCACGGAATCCGGCTTGTCTTAGTATTGGTAGCATACCAGGATTTTCAGGTGTCGCGGTCCCGACGGGGACGTAACCGATCATGTCTGGGTTGCCACACAAGAATACATGTGTGTTCGTCGGGGATAGGTCGACCTTAGCGAGCTCGGCGAGCCTGCCGCTGGTGAACATGGACTGCAGGTATTGCTTTCCAACGAACCCAGGATGATCAGTTTGAACATTCTCGGGCTCGCGCGTTGTGAGCGGCAGGTACAGGTAATTCGGAAACCGGTTCATCAGGATTTCATGTTCACGCTGGTACGCCGAGTCCCGTAGATATCGGATGCTGGTGGCTACCACGATTCGTCCACGATGGCCCAGGGATAGAAGTTTGGTCGCCATCGCGTTGTGGGGGGCTTCGCCAGTGCCAGTGCCCAAGAACAGCATCGTGTCGTCAGGATCAAAATGGCCCAAGACGTATTTGCCTGTGATTTTGCGTTCAAGGACGAGCCGGTCGCCAGCGTTTTTTCCGAAAAGTCGAGGCGTTAGCGCTGGCGGCTTGCTGACCGCGGTCGCTCCCTGGCGGACGAGTGTGATGTAGAACTCCAGGTAATCGATCTGATCGACGGGAACCAATTCGCTGTCTTCGGTGGGCCCATTGTTGATCAGTCCATTACCGTTGGGCCCGTTGGTAGGTCCATCGTTGGTCAGCATGGGGCAGGAAATCGAGTAGGCCCGGCGGACGAGCTTACGGATTTTCTTGGCGGGGACGTCTTCGGGTTGGGTTCCTTTTAAGCGAGGTTCCCAGTTCCCCAGTCCGATTGCGACATACTGCCCCGGCTCAAACGGCGGGATCGGGTTGTCCGGGCGGATCCGAAATTTGGCCAGGTCTTCGGTGGTGTCGATTCGTTCGATGATGGTCGCGTTGTAAAACTTCTCACGCAGTTGCTGGCATTCGGCGGAGTCGGGCAGTTCGTAGGTTCCGAGCGTTGGCGGGGCTTCGGTCTGTCCGGCAGGTTCGGGAACCCGGGGTGAATCCTTTGCCGCTGACTTCGGTGTCGAATCGGGCTCGGGTTGGGGAAGACTCACGGATTTCGTCCTTTTGCGATTCATCGGCGTGGGTGAAGCGAGGTGACTCCTACTATACTGGACCGATACGTTGAGCGGGGTTCCGGTTCCGCATCGATGCGACCCGAAGCTGTCGAGATCGCCCTACTGGCCGACTGGGGTGTTGAGCTGGGGTGGTGGGCAAACCCAGTTTGATGATCGCCGCAGTTGGACGATTGCCGCCGTGCGGTGCGGACTTCCTTAGAACCCTTTTCTTTGAGCTATATTCATGTTCCTTCGTCTCTTGCGTCCCGGCCAATCACGCCCCGACCCATTGCGACCCGACCCATTGCGACCCGGCCCATTGCGACCCTGCCCATTGCGGCCCTGCCCATTGCGGCCCTGCCCATTGCATTCCAATCGATTGCATTCCAATCAATTACGGCCCGCAAGCAACTCCCGTTTCGTAAGTCTTTGCCAGACGAATCGGGGGTCTTTGATCGCGGCCATCCTGATGTTGTTTGTGGTGCGTTCAGTCGCCATGGGTGAAACCTGGACGAGTCTTCAAGGCGACCGCACTGTGGAAGCGAAGATGCTCGGTTTGTGGGACGACAAGGTCGTGTTGTTGATGCATGGCGGTCGTCGTGTTCAGGTACCGATGGACAGCCTGAACGCAATCAGCCGAATCCAGGCTCGCAAACTAGGCGAGACACTGACCGATGCTCGAGAACAGTTGCGGGGTGAACTCCAGCAACGGGCCAAGGCCGAAGCTGCTCCCGCGCCCAACCCGCTTCCGGTTCCTGAACCCGCACAGCCTTACTCGCCGCCGCAACCAGACATGCAACCGGACGAAGCTTTGCAGCACGTCCAAGACCAACTTCGCAATGGGCATCCGGTTGTGCTCTATGACGCTTTGCCGATGAAGTATCGCGGAGAGCTAAACCAGCTAGGTGCATTGATATTGAGAAAGCTGGATGCCAATGATTGGAACAATGTGATCTCGCAATTGCATGGCATCGCCGATCTGATGGTCAGTCGTCAGAACTGGATTCAGTCACATCCGCGGATGACGCGAGAGGATGTGGGTGGGCGTGAGCCTGGTGAGTTGGGCCGAACAGCCAGCGAAGCCGGTGAGGTCTTTCAGAAGCTGATGCTTCCTGCCGCGGGTGCGATTCGATCCGGGCTGCCACCGGAACAGTCCACGCCTGATGCGATCGCGACGGAGGGTGTTGGCCAGTGGTTGCAAAACCGTGACAAAGTGATGGCACCGTATTTGGCCGGGTTGATGGAACAGTTTGCTAGCTTCGACAAAAACTGGACTGTCCTGGATTCGAAATTGAAAGACGAAAATGAAAGTCTCGTTCAGGCGGAGGTTTCGTCAGAGGACGGTTCCGTCTCGCGGATCGTTGTCGCCATGTCCAAAATTGATGGCTATTGGGTGCCCAAAAGTGTTGCCGATGGGTTCGCGGATTGGGTGAAGAAACAAACCGCCTCACTTGAGGAATTGGATGACGGTTCGATGTCTTTGAATCAGTGGCTCGGTGGACAGGCGATGGTGGTGCCCGAGCCCAAGCAAGAGTCTGGGTATGATCCCGAATTTGAAGAAGAAATGTACGACGACATGGACAATTACGATGAGTTCCAGGACCGAAGGTCCCGATCCAATCCCGCCGAGGGTCAGCTGGCGGTGGTCGAGGAACTAGAGCCTGCGGTCATCACGAGCGAACGAATCGGCACGGCGTTGCTGTTCGTGCAAACGCTAGGACGAATGACGGGACCTCTTGAGGCCGCGGAGAACGAACTGAGCTTTCACCAGGCGGTGCAAGAGCTCGCCTCGCCGATTTCAAGTTGGCTCGATATGATTCGGAAATGAACCCAATCAAGATCGCAATCGTCGGTGGAGGCCTTTCTGGTTTAGCAGTGGGCTGCCATCTGCGTTTGCTAGGTGCCGCCAATTCGTCTCCAACGCCCCAAGTCAGTCTCTTCGAAGCGTCTGATCGAATTGGCGGTGTGATCCATACCGAGACGATCGACACGGATGCCGGCACGTTCACGGTGGACCACGGCGCGGACATGTTCACCACCAACCCGTCGCCGGCGATTGATCTGTGTCGCCAGCTGGACGCGGTTGACGGCTTGTTGCGTCCCAAGCCTGAAGGGCGTGGTGCGATGATTGCCCGCGGCAATGGGCTGATTCGGATTCCGGAAGGATTCGTGTTGATGCGGGCGACGAAAATGGGGTCGATGGTGACCACGCCATTGCTGTCGATCGGTGGCAAGCTGCGTTTGTTGCGTGAGCGGTTTGTGCGTCCGCGTGATGCGTCGGTCACTGATGAAAGCGTGGGCTCGTTCGTCCGACGACGTCTTGGGGCGGAATGCCTGGATCATATTGTCGCTCCGCTGGTGGCGGGGATCTACACGGCCGATGTCGATCGGTTGAGCATGGCAGCAACGATGAAGCCGATCTGGGACATGGAGTCCACCGACGGATCGCTCGCCAAGGCCACAATGCGTCGCGTTCGCAGTGGCCAGGACTCGACTGAACAGGGCAGCAGTGGGGCTCGCTACGAGCAGTTTCGAGCGTTTCCCGGCGGCATGATTGAACTGATTCACACCATTCGTGACGGTCTGGGAAACGAACGAATTCACACTGATTGTCCCGTCGAGTCGCTGCAACGCACGGATGACGGGCGATTTCGTTTGTCGTGTTCCGATCAGGTCTTCGATCGCGTTGTATTGGCGACGCCGGCGAGGATCTCGACACGCTTATTGGATTCACTCAAAGCGTCAACTCACGAACAATCGCAAGTTTCCGCAATCGACACTGCGGTAACGGGGCTAGGAAGTATTTCCTATGCGTCGACGGCGATTGTGGTGATGGCAGTGCCACGCGAC
Proteins encoded:
- a CDS encoding glucose-1-phosphate adenylyltransferase, yielding MSANKPETSSTDLSSTIALILGGGRGTRLFPLTKIRAKPAVPLAAKYRLIDIPISNCINSGLNKAYVLTQFLSESLHRHLRQTYTFDHFSGGFVELLAAQQTVNSGEDWYQGTADAVRKNLVHLRESWIKHVLILSGDQLYRMDFREMMKTHIESGAAATIAGIPVTRKDASALGIMQVDENGQVRGFVEKPQTEEEIAPVRMDPSWIDARGIPSQGRDLLASMGLYIFDKDLMVELLENSLHSDFGKEVFPEAINTHKVQLHLFDGYWEDIGTIRSFYEANLSLAGKNPPFDIRNRHAPIYSRPRFLPPTIMGETTVKGSLIADGCSIGDNVTIENSVIGLRTVIGDNVTIKDSVVMGADFIEMRGTERDGRLPLGVGSGSHISGAILDKNCRIGTNVTITNSAGTDHEGEDTDLQIRDGISIVIKDGQIANDHKS
- the hemG gene encoding protoporphyrinogen oxidase; this translates as MNPIKIAIVGGGLSGLAVGCHLRLLGAANSSPTPQVSLFEASDRIGGVIHTETIDTDAGTFTVDHGADMFTTNPSPAIDLCRQLDAVDGLLRPKPEGRGAMIARGNGLIRIPEGFVLMRATKMGSMVTTPLLSIGGKLRLLRERFVRPRDASVTDESVGSFVRRRLGAECLDHIVAPLVAGIYTADVDRLSMAATMKPIWDMESTDGSLAKATMRRVRSGQDSTEQGSSGARYEQFRAFPGGMIELIHTIRDGLGNERIHTDCPVESLQRTDDGRFRLSCSDQVFDRVVLATPARISTRLLDSLKASTHEQSQVSAIDTAVTGLGSISYASTAIVVMAVPRDRIKRLPKTFGFVVPPIENRAVLAGSFASEKFAGRSPDDHVIVRAFVGGVLQPGILKLNDDQIVQRVAGELGELIGLDTSEDLESFAAFTKVVRWNNAMPQYEVGHLDKVAEIESAMKQIPGVWLQTNAIGGVGIAPVIGAAKRTAQAILSTIPSV
- a CDS encoding TRAP transporter substrate-binding protein; this translates as MIATAAFALFIRSQKTSVQGGGQLVLKLGHGLDTGHPVHQAMERMKERLEELSGGTVSIDIYPSAVLGSETQCIEQLQNGSLAMTKTSAAAMENFIPSMSVFSYPYVFRNDEHYWSVIDGEIGNRLLQGGKDKFLRGLCYYDAGSRHFYTKNAPIRTPDDLKGLKVRVMNSPTAIEMVKAMGGAPTPIAWGELYSALAQGTVDGAENNLPSFSTNKHYEVCKHFTLDGHTRIPDMLLVSTKVWDRLDPQTQQWVQQAATESSTYQRELWQTMTAEAAQQAQDEGVTIYEVDTEAFAKKVAPMHQAVENESVNKLLLQIAEVK
- a CDS encoding ferredoxin--NADP reductase; translation: MSLPQPEPDSTPKSAAKDSPRVPEPAGQTEAPPTLGTYELPDSAECQQLREKFYNATIIERIDTTEDLAKFRIRPDNPIPPFEPGQYVAIGLGNWEPRLKGTQPEDVPAKKIRKLVRRAYSISCPMLTNDGPTNGPNGNGLINNGPTEDSELVPVDQIDYLEFYITLVRQGATAVSKPPALTPRLFGKNAGDRLVLERKITGKYVLGHFDPDDTMLFLGTGTGEAPHNAMATKLLSLGHRGRIVVATSIRYLRDSAYQREHEILMNRFPNYLYLPLTTREPENVQTDHPGFVGKQYLQSMFTSGRLAELAKVDLSPTNTHVFLCGNPDMIGYVPVGTATPENPGMLPILRQAGFRDDVTEHQAGTIRFEKYW
- a CDS encoding TRAP transporter small permease, giving the protein MRQAVSKLKTMMTKLLEVVLIIAVALLVLDVVWGVFTRYAMGQQANWTEELARYLLVWVSLLGGAVAFGTKGHLGVDYFVSKFHPDARKLMAIVGDLIVLFFAGAIFLYGGCRLVGDTLAMEQVTPALGWKMGYVYLALPLSGFFMVLYTVDNLIETISTPANRSNDSSAAEGMD